In Glandiceps talaboti chromosome 4, keGlaTala1.1, whole genome shotgun sequence, a single window of DNA contains:
- the LOC144434066 gene encoding proline-rich transmembrane protein 1-like: MADPNQDLPGQPQSEPKQPDAYGQPSQSQPPPAYGQPQPGYGQPQPGYGQPQPGYGMAASQQTTYIAAPQPVAMTTVIHKSAPSSYLGLAIFSMLCCFLPTGIVAVVYAASVDGAWASGDEEGARQKSESAKCWSIATIVVGICSYVLCVIIVPVVILVGIASAVDEYNNY, from the exons ATTTACCTGGTCAACCTCAATCGGAACCCAAACAACCAGACGCATACGGACAACCATCTCAATCACAACCCCCACCAGCATACGGGCAACCCCAGCCTGGATACGGACAACCCCAGCCTGGATATGGGCAACCCCAACCTGGATATGGGATGGCTGCATCACAACAAACAACATAT ATCGCAGCGCCACAGCCGGTGGCAATGACAACTGTAATCCACAAATCAGCACCCAGCAGTTACTTGGGTTTGGCTATATTTAGTATGTTGTGCTGTTTCCTACCAACTGGTATTGTTGCTGTTGTGTATGCAGCAAGT GTGGACGGTGCATGGGCCAGTGGCGACGAGGAAGGAGCACGCCAAAAATCGGAGAGCGCCAAATGTTGGAGTATTGCAACGATTGTTGTCGGGATATGCAGCTATGTCTTGTGTGTTATCATCGTTCCTGTCGTCATCCTTGTTGGTATAGCATCGGCTGTCGACGAATACAATAATTACTAG
- the LOC144434489 gene encoding uncharacterized protein LOC144434489, with product MTDPNQDLPGQPKQPDAYGQPSQSEYGQPPPSYGQPQPGYGQPQPGYGQPQPGYGQPQPGYGTSSAQATVIAAPQPMVMNTVVVNRSAPSNYLGLAIFGMLCCFLPTGIVAVVFAAMVDGAWNSGDEENARSYSESAKCWSIATIVVGVVIYVVSVIIFPLLFFIGFLSLFV from the exons ATGACTGATCCAAATCAAG ATTTACCTGGTCAACCCAAACAACCAGACGCATATGGACAACCATCTCAATCTGAATATGGACAACCCCCACCATCGTATGGTCAACCCCAACCTGGATATGGGCAACCCCAGCCTGGTTATGGGCAACCCCAGCCTGGTTATGGGCAACCCCAGCCTGGTTATGGGACGTCTTCAGCACAGGCAACGGTT ATTGCAGCACCACAGCCGATGGTAATGAACACTGTAGTAGTGAATAGGTCTGCACCCAGTAATTATTTGGGTTTGGCTATATTCGGTATGCTGTGTTGTTTCCTACCAACTGGTATTGTTGCCGTTGTGTTTGCCGCCATG GTGGACGGTGCTTGGAATAGTGGAGACGAGGAGAACGCACGCAGTTATTCTGAAAGCGCCAAATGTTGGAGTATTGCTACAATTGTAGTCGGGGTTGTGATCTACGTGGTATCGGTCATTATTTTCCCTCTGTTGTTTTTTATCGGCTTTCTCAGCCTCTTCGTCTAG